In Lactuca sativa cultivar Salinas chromosome 5, Lsat_Salinas_v11, whole genome shotgun sequence, the DNA window AACCATTTTTAAAAGATTAGTGGAATTGCACTGATATAGATGAACTAAGGTTTCTTTCATTGACACCTGTGAACTACTATCTACATTTTTCCTACTTTTAGCCTAGCATTAATTCTTATATTTGTATTTAAAGTGATGTAACTGCATTTGAGAATACAGAGTTAATTGCCCCACAATTCTTGTTGTTTGTTTCTTCTCCGAGAAGATTTACCTCCTAAAATTCGTTACTAATTAATAAATTGAATAACTCAATATTGACTACCAAAATTTTTTAGAGACACGCAAGTTGTTCAATGAAATGTTTTGGCTCTCTGGAACACACCAAACGCTAGTCTAATGTATATATCACCATCTTTTATCAATCTTTAGGAGACTCTTCAAGTTTCCAATTTGGCAAACAGAATGCATTTTCATGCATTCAAGAACGAATTCACTAAAAATGTGAAAATTGATTCGGCAATAGATAAAAGTTCTTGATTAGTTTCTTGATTTGATaacaaatacacacaaaaaatgTCGGAAGATGGTTTTGTTTTTAATCATGATGTTTGATTTTTGGTTGAATAAGTTCACAAGATCTAAGCCCTTGTTTAGTTTTAAACAAGGTAAAGTCGgccctgatatatatatatatatatatatatatatatatatatatatatatatatatatatatatatatatatatatatatatatatatatatattgatgtggCAATGGGAACCATTTTTGAAAAATGAATGTTATTGCACTGATGTAAGTAGTCATTGCAAAGCTCATGGCACAATTAAAAGATTAGTGAAATTGCACAAATATAGATGAACTAAGGTTTCTTTCATTGACACCTGTGAACTACTATCTACATTTTTCCTACTTTTAGCCTAGCATTAGTTCTTATATTAGTATTTAAAGTGATGTAACTGCATTTGAGAGTACACAGTTAATTACCCCACGATTCTTGTTGTTTGTTTCTTCTTCGAGAAGATTTACCTCCTAAAATTCGTCACTAATTAATAGATTGAATAACTCAATATTGACTACCAAAATTTTTTAGAGGCACGCAAGTTGTTCAATGAAATGTTTTGGCTCTCTGGAACACACCAAACGCTAGTCTACTGTATATATcaccatttttttttatcaatcttTAGGAGACTCGTCAAGTTTCCAATTTGGCAAACATAATGCATTTTCATGCATTCAAGAACGAATTCACTCAAAATATGAAAATTGATTCGACAATAGATAAAAGTTCTTGATTAGTTTCTTGATTTGATAATAAATACATACAAAAAATGTCAAAGATGGTTTTGTTTTTAATCAAGATGTTTGATTTTTACTTGAATAACTTCACAAGATCTAAGTTACAAAGGAAACTTCTACATATTGTTGCTAGTACTTGAGCTCAAGAAATGAAACTAGTATGGAACAATAGTGCGTACGGTTGATGGACCGCTTTTCATGTCCTCCAAAATAAGCTTCCGAAGAGACTCTGTCACTACACCTTCTTTTCCtgcaaatatattaaaaataaaaaataaaatacaaattataaatGGAACAATGTTAATAAAACGCACATCAAAACGCCCCCTAAATTGCATAAAAAGATTTGAAAAATTTTCTTACCATTGCCTATGACTTGATCATCCCATTGCAAAACCGGTCGAACAAGAACTCCACTACCAATCAACATCATTTCTTCCGCCCCTTTCCCTTCCTCCACCGTAACATCTTTCACTTTCACCCCCCGAACTTTCCCTTCTTTTACCAAATCACCCGCAAGTTCCAAAACCCTTTTCGCAGTACACCCACTAAGTATTTTATCAAAACTAGGCATCAAAAGCTCGTTCTCTTTTGTAACAAAAGCCACATTCATATTAGGCCCTTCTGCAACAAACCCTTCTTCATCCAACCAAATCGCAGCATAACCACCGTTTTCTTCCGCTTCCATTTTTGAAAGAACATTCGGGAGATAGTTTACACTCTTCATGATGGCAAACTGCGGCGGTTTTATCGGAATAGATGATGTAATTACTTTTATGCCCTTGTAGTTAGGAGGCGATTGGTCTTGGATCACGACGGCGTAAAGAGCGGATTGATGGCAGCCTGTGGGGGAAAGTTGGAAATCACCGGGACCCGATGAAATCCAGTATCTTAATGATCCGTTTTTGCAATTTGAAGCACTTACAGTTTTTAAAAGTATTGTTTTTGTGGTTTCTTTATCGAAAGGAAGGTTTATTCTTGCCTTGCTTGCAGAACTGAGGAAACGATCAAGGTGTTGATCCAACTCGTATAGGCATCTgtgtcaaagggtaaaatggtcattttgttgTAATAGAAAGAATTAAGTTAAATGACTAACCCGTTCACTATAGCGGCTGTATCAAAAACACCATGTCCTCTATGAACCATGTGATCATCCATGGGAATCACCATAGCAGCTTCATCAGTAGTGATTCCACCAAAAACACTCGAGTACATAGCCAGATATCGTTGTGTGCTTTTGTAACTTTCTTTATTTCTCCTCAATCTTTCTATTGCCTTCACAGAATTAGATCATTTTTAATGGGAATTTTATATCAAATCTTAGTTTCACTTCCTAAATTTCATTATGCTTACCCTTGTTTTCTGTTTCTTTTAAAAAAGCAAAAGATTTTGAGAACTTTGAAAAGGTAAAATGGCTCAAATGACATGAAAAGCTCAATTTTAAGACTATTCAAAGAGAGAGTATACCTCTGAAGCTGAAAGAAGCGGAATATCATATACACGAGTACTTTCTGCAAGAACCAACTGAAAAAACTAGTAAGAATATCTTAATTTTGCGATTAAAAAGGTCAACTTTGCCCAAAATTGACAAgattattattttgaatttaaCATGGAACACTTTTTACTTGTAGATCATGTAGCGAAGATCAATTCCCTAGAtgaatttttaataaatgtaTATGAAATTTGAAGTAGAAAAGTAGCATGTTTGACCTACAAAAGTCAAACTGCAGCTTTTCTTCTAAACTGTACTGTTTCCTGTAAATTAAACAAAACCCAAGACGAAATCGTACGTATTCGTACACAAGTAGAATCTCTATCAGTTAACAACCATTAAATATCGTATTTACGTAAAAagaacaaacaatgttttaaaataaacccatgaaaatgtattgaaaactcacAACTTACCAATGGATGAAGCTTTAACCACGTGGGATCGTCTCGGAGATATTCCACTAACCCTAGACTGAGAAAATTGAAACGAGGTTCTTCGAAGTGGATGAATGGTTGAGAATTTCGAAGGAATTGGTGGTTGATCGGCGGAAATCAGCTGGAATTGTGGGGTTTCAGAAATTGGTCTCTTGAGGTACGAGAGAGAAGCCATGGAAATCAACCGGAGTAATTGGTCAATTGGTTGTTGATCGGCGAATATTTTGAATGTTTCGATCGAATTTGAAAGATGACAATTGATAAGGTGGTTGCCGGCCGTCGGAGTGTCTGTTTATGGGGAAAGTTTCAATTTGGTCCCTGAACAATACTATTAGTAGTAGTACACTTGTCCCTAAACGAAGAATTTAAAGGAATGCAAGACAAACGCAAATtattattagagtaaattacagtcTTGGTCCCTGTGGTTGTCTATGTTTAACACTTACGATTTTTGTTGAATAGTTTGATAACAATGGGAAAATACCGCAAATAGACAAAAAATTGGGGTCAATTTCTAAATTTTGACATAAAACTAGAATTTTCCAGCTATAGACATACATTTCGCGGAGGACCCTCCACGGACCTCTGCGGAGCGACGTCATCTCCGCGGACCACCCGAAAGTATGATTTTCTAACGTTTAAAAGATTGTTCCGCGTAGGCCATCTGCGGATACAATAACACCTCCGCGGAGTGAATTGTTTGGAGGTCATAAATTCCTCTACAGAGATGATGACGCGGAGCTCCGCGGAGAGAGTAATGTCTCCGCGGAATGGGTGGTTGGGACGGATTTTAAACGGTTTTTTTTGATAGAAAGTgttcttttacattttttttagcTCCATTTGTTCGATAGATTAGTTCCTTTTCAtttgattttcaaaaacaaatatgagttttgttattttatgtacTGGGGGTTTTTGGCAGATAAATAATGGGATTAACACCTACATTAGACCAAACTTTAACAACTTAAGTTTACTCCTTCCGCCAAATTTTGATTGTCGAATGTTGTTTGATTTGGTCAAAAGTAAAGCTAATGTGTTCAATAGTAATATATCATTGTCATTTCAACATCCGGTTCATGAGTATGTTATGAATATTTTAGACGAAGCAGATATTCATCAACTCAGAAATGTAATTTCTGAAATGAAGGAGATTGTGCATTTGTATTTAAAGGTGTTTCAGGGATTGGTCGAACAGACAGAAGTGGTTGAGAAATTTGTACCATACAATGTTGAAAACGTTGTATCTGATAATGTTGAAGAGTGTCCAAAAGAAGAAACTGTGGCAGTGTATACGGTTGAAGAAAAAAATTTATATGAGTTTGGAAGATTGACTGACAAAATTATGTCAGATGGTGAAGAGTCAAATGAAGGATGGTCAGAAGATGAGTTCACACACGGGAAAAAAGCTTCAGACATATTTTACGGTATGCCTCCCATACCTGATTGTCCTGACCCTATTGTTGAACCCGAACCATTTCACAGTTTAGGTCCAAATGATGATATGTTTGTTCGTCAAACATATGATAACAAACAACAACTAATATTTGCTTTGAGTCTTAAAGCAACCAGAGAAAAGTTTCAGTTTAAGACCAAACATTCTAACAAAAATCGTTATGAGGTATATTGTGAAATTTAGAACTGTAGTTGACGTTTATATGCAAAACGCCTTAACCCCACTAATGAATTTGAAATCAGGACTTTCGACAATGTGCACACATGTTCGTCATTACAGATACACCCTAATCATAAGCATGCTGATAAAAAAGTGATGGGTACTATATTGCATGAGATTATGGGAAAAACTCGTTCCAAGGTTTGGAGGCCTAATGAAACATCAAGGGATttgaattgtaacatccataaaaatcaggccaaatttaaactttttaaaacatttagaaaccaTCAGTTATTActaatttgttttcaaaacaattctatatcagagtatcccagaaacatagtcataaaaggtgaggagctgtacgatcacgcctatGCCTTCCTGCGCTCatttgatgtacctgaaacaataaattgaaattgtaagcccgaggcttagtgagttacccccaaaataccgatacatatacagtccacataacgatatcaacaatatcataacataaccaCTGAACAGAACAACACGTAATGGGTCCATAGCTTCACATACTGGAATACCCCTGGGCCCACAATGTGAGTCTAGAATGCCTACCGAGCCCtcagctcacatctggattgctaccgagccctcagtacgagtctggaatgcctaccgggccctcagctcgtatctggaatgctcctgagtcctcagtatgaTTCTGGAATGCCTTCCGGGCCCTCATCTCATATCTAGAATACTCTAGGGtatgttggctaccgcacggagcagtaccgcctcaacccatcccactgaacatgtcgacatgtaacagataaataCACATACAGGAAATCAAACAATATCACAAGTAGTCCTACGGACCTACCaaactagcatatcaactggAATACatcactagcatgcaatactaacTCATGATCAACATCTAACACTGCTAGTATAATACatctaatgggtcggccttggtgccttagaccccttagtatagtgagggataactcacctggcactactgaagtcccgcTGATACAACtctagctgctggttgacagattcccgaactatcaacatcaaacaacacccaattaataattaggttccaagcccaaggtccaactcacactataaaagcccaaaagtcaataatgggccaaagccaaacatatggcccaactttccaaattgggcccagacctctgcatggtctttccttaaggcccatccaattATTCCAATCAAATTTCCATGGcccaagatcacataatcataaaggcccaattatggcccatctgtggcctaattttccaaattgggcccaagtcctcacatgggccttatcctaaagcccatctaattattttggtccattaacttgttcttggatggcccaccaATAGTCCAATCGCCAAGGCCCGATAAGAAGGCCCAATTCAAGGCCCGAAtgagattagggttaagtgtttcttacttaacccattaaggacttaatcctttAAAGACTATTATTGCCTTAAGCTAGTTGCCAATGGTTatcaattattattttaaatttaataattaattctcgTGTGTCCCAAACGATtcccaagattagggttttatgcccttagggttttccaaaccctaattagggttttccaaaccctaattagggtttctcgaCCCAATGCTAGCCCATTAGTCCATtgattgggcttttaggtcacattagaccttattggcccattagggttccatTGGGTTCACTGGggcttctttgggcccattagggtttcattggtctCACATTGCCCAACATTCCTCAAACGAGGTCCAAACGcaatcaaagcacaccgccacccaacacggcggccggtggcggcaggaggcgacaaccaccacctcacggtggtggtttgagttttcttttcattattcatattttttttacaaattacaATAATACCCTCTCAACACACACACCACCACTAATAACACATACTAAGTACACACACAACCGCACCGTGGCGGCAAGTGGTGGTAAATGGCGGCCATGGTGGTTCCCATACAATTTCCGACCTACAGAAAACACGCACACAAACACATTTACACGACTTCTGTTATGAAATAACCCAAGCCACCCACCTGGCGGCGATGGTAGCATAAGGAGTCCGACAATAGCGACGGTTGATGGGTCCTAACAGCCGCGAAGAAGAAAGTGGACGAAGCAACAGCAGCGGCGCATCGCCGGAACAGAGACGGAGAAGGGAAAGAAAAGAACGgcagggaggtggtggcggcgGAATGCTTGAACTCGCCCGACAGCAAACGTGGGGGGATTCTGGTGGTCGCTATCGCCGGTGGTCAACAACTCTCGGGGCTCAAAACGTCTAGCAGCCACGCTGTGGCGGTACCCGGTGGTTACGGTGGTCGAATGGCGGTGGAACGGTGGCAGCACCCGACGGACAATCTTCCGGCTTCAATCGAGATGGCAGCGGTGTTATTTGGTTCGGCGACCCACGGAACCAACGTCACGGAAGGCTACTCGTCGCAGTCGTGGTTGCACCGTTGGTTGGCTTGGATGTTGCGGCCGGACATAGCAGCCATGGATGCGACGGCTGGATAATGGAGGAAGGGAGAAGAAGGAGGGTGGCGGCTAAAGTTAGAatggttagggttagggtttaccgATGATGCTTTGGGTTATATACCCGATTTATGAAACCTTGCCCCATAATGACAAGTTTACCCCTTTTCTTCCTCATTTCTTTCAAACTAAATCCATATTTTACACTTCTAACACTGCCTTCTGAAACCTTTACAAATCAAGTCCAAATTGTTACCAATCAGCCCCTCCTCTACAAAATCTTCTCATCTTAGGTCTAGAACTTACTCTTTAGTCCCTACTTCCATAAATCCTTACAAATTAAGTCCCCAAAATTATACTTTAACCCCACTAATTATTATTACATTTTGGGctcaaataatataaaataataataattacttcCCGGAGTTcctgatttattatttaattagtctacaTAAAACGGGATGTTACATGAATGCTTTGCTGGAAATCAATGTAGATTACAAACAAGCTTGGCGTGCAAAACAATATGCTATGGAACTGTTGTTGGGATCCTCTGAAGAATATTTTTCCAAACTTCCTATTTATTTTCACAATTTGAATAGGCATAATCCCAATACAGTGGTCTATATTCAAATAGATTCTAAAGATAGTTTTGAGTGTTGTTTTTATGCCATTGGGAGCACGGTAAATacaaaaaacttgttgttatttaatatataatttttttaaacaatttataGAGTGTTTATGTGTTCCATTTTAATATATTGCAGATACGAGCATTCAGACGTTTTTGTCATAAAGTTATAATTATGGATGAtgtaacaaccataaattttacgtcaaatttaaacttttttaatcataaataaaaaccacatagcattgtttacaaaatgttttcaaatcattttccatcagagtgtcccaaaaatcataacataaggatgaggagtgatacggtcatgccttcgcctttccacgatctcttgaagtacctgaaacagtaaactaaaaactgtaagcccgagggcttagtgagttacccctaaaataccaataccacaccgaCAATACCACAACATTAATAATCAattcaatcaacatgcatactgggccatcggccttactggaccgccctaccgggcctacagtctgtctgaatccatcccgagccttcggtatgAATGGtctgccacgtgggcctacaatcCCCCCTGGtccgctcatagggtatattggcctacagcacaaagcaggaccgcctcaacccaaccacaagtaaataaccatgtgcgcatactatcatatacaggcatatataaacatcaaacatatctgtcacactgatcatcaatcatagaatcctcctgtaactagagtaacgacctagcaggtcactaacacaccaatccctatggatcataaaagcataacatactgtctacct includes these proteins:
- the LOC111885870 gene encoding D-amino-acid transaminase, chloroplastic isoform X1, coding for MASLSYLKRPISETPQFQLISADQPPIPSKFSTIHPLRRTSFQFSQSRVSGISPRRSHVVKASSIESTRVYDIPLLSASEAIERLRRNKESYKSTQRYLAMYSSVFGGITTDEAAMVIPMDDHMVHRGHGVFDTAAIVNGCLYELDQHLDRFLSSASKARINLPFDKETTKTILLKTVSASNCKNGSLRYWISSGPGDFQLSPTGCHQSALYAVVIQDQSPPNYKGIKVITSSIPIKPPQFAIMKSVNYLPNVLSKMEAEENGGYAAIWLDEEGFVAEGPNMNVAFVTKENELLMPSFDKILSGCTAKRVLELAGDLVKEGKVRGVKVKDVTVEEGKGAEEMMLIGSGVLVRPVLQWDDQVIGNGKEGVVTESLRKLILEDMKSGPSTVRTIVPY
- the LOC111885870 gene encoding D-amino-acid transaminase, chloroplastic isoform X2; its protein translation is MYSSVFGGITTDEAAMVIPMDDHMVHRGHGVFDTAAIVNGCLYELDQHLDRFLSSASKARINLPFDKETTKTILLKTVSASNCKNGSLRYWISSGPGDFQLSPTGCHQSALYAVVIQDQSPPNYKGIKVITSSIPIKPPQFAIMKSVNYLPNVLSKMEAEENGGYAAIWLDEEGFVAEGPNMNVAFVTKENELLMPSFDKILSGCTAKRVLELAGDLVKEGKVRGVKVKDVTVEEGKGAEEMMLIGSGVLVRPVLQWDDQVIGNGKEGVVTESLRKLILEDMKSGPSTVRTIVPY